Within Bactrocera oleae isolate idBacOlea1 chromosome 6, idBacOlea1, whole genome shotgun sequence, the genomic segment TATGCAAGTGACAGGAGTGAAAAGGGATGTTCATTTGAAACGTTGCGACAAAAATATAAAGATCAGCATTCCAAAATGTGGCCTATTCTTTCCAGTggtgtagaaaatattttaagaggCCACACCAAAAATTCAGGTGTATATCTTTTTTTACACAATGATAGCAGTGAATTTAAAAGCATCGTTGGGGAAATTGCGACACAGACATCCCGCTGTTTTGGTAAGTTTTATTTTCTAACCAATAAGAACATACTAATTAAATATGGTCGAATTTAAGGTGGTCAATTAATTGAAATGAGCGAAAATGATTTCACATCGCCGAAAGTAATGGAAGACTATGGGCATGCTATAACaaagtttaaagaaaaaattcggAACGGGCGCGTTGCTCTTATCGTTAATTTGAACACCGTAAGATAGTTTAtgatagttttaattatttgttaaaaaacatgttatttttaatttcggcAGATACCCGCAGGATCAGCTCGCGCTTTACAATTTATATGTGATACACATAATCCGGTGGCTAAAGATATAGTTATTTATCTGACTTTAGTTATACCGTCCACAATTggtaatgaaatataatataccatatatgttttTACAGATATAATTTAAATTGGCGTTATTTTTCTAGGAAATGAAGTAAACATTGCACGAGACACTTTAACTAAACTCTGGGGTTCAAAACTAGAGGATTACGAGCTTGAGCCCATAATAACTCGGGTCACGGATCAAGTTATACCATTAAATTAGTTTGATTAAcccattgaaaaaaaaacattcgacTTGGCAGGGGCTAAATAACTGACatcctaatatacatatgtacttaaattCCTAATTTTCAGAAGCaaaacatgtatgtacatgaaagctaaaagtatttatattttcaccCAACGTTCTATTAAAattatcataataaaaaaaccatttaaaaatgtaagtttCTAATAAGATTTATTTaggattttacaatttttttttctatttttttccaaaaacaaatgaattacatatgtatgtatgcgattTTATGCTTCCTTTGGACATTTAGTGTATAATTATGATTCAGGAGTATGTAAGAACACTGCGAAAATTGTAAGGTTACGATCTATTGAACCGTTCGAAGatgaaaacttttcaaaaatttatgataatatCAAATCAATATATTACATTGTTGTATAATTTGCCTCAATGGTTAGGTAAGTAGGAGTTGCTTTAATCTATGGTAAGCGcaataaaatgtataacaatattttgtaaataaatgatgagcacaaataaaaatggatagaatttaataaaacgggccttttcgaaaattaatataccaaaagaatAGCAGAATATCTGTGAAAAAGTCAAAATGgatgaaaaatttaacttactAACTTTATGCAGTATATAGTGCTTGTGTTTAGGAACGTACCTGGAGCACAAGCCGACATACTGACGTtagttaaaactatttttttgcaatataaaaagatatgcatatatacatattgtattatttGAGTGCCGAAATGTTTTAAGGAAGAATAATTTAAGATAAAATCAACTTTAAAATTAGGCACacgttttattaaataaatattttatatatataatataataataatggacAAATATGACAATCATATGTACATTTTACagatactataaaaaaaaataataataataaataggaCCAAAGAGGGATAAAATTTCAACAGTTTTTATCATCAGCCTAATTAGTTCACGCAGAAATATAAAATGTCCGTAAAGACATCTTATGTGTTGTATTACAACTTATGTGCATAGCAAAAATATGTAATAGTATTACATGTGGACTAATAGTTtgcttttagatttttttttgtttagtagTGTGTAATGCGTTCTTCCAcgtatatttttctttc encodes:
- the TORIP gene encoding uncharacterized protein TORIP isoform X1 produces the protein MTSQINYPTVRKRPPIGNESDDDMYTNEEHSNSSELVNTSNELLLQKLDRPESYKLHDRKSKAMEKQSSNNKCITASLIIVILLVVAMWYLYASDRSEKGCSFETLRQKYKDQHSKMWPILSSGVENILRGHTKNSGVYLFLHNDSSEFKSIVGEIATQTSRCFGGQLIEMSENDFTSPKVMEDYGHAITKFKEKIRNGRVALIVNLNTIPAGSARALQFICDTHNPVAKDIVIYLTLVIPSTIGNEVNIARDTLTKLWGSKLEDYELEPIITRVTDQVIPLN
- the TORIP gene encoding uncharacterized protein TORIP isoform X2, giving the protein MYTNEEHSNSSELVNTSNELLLQKLDRPESYKLHDRKSKAMEKQSSNNKCITASLIIVILLVVAMWYLYASDRSEKGCSFETLRQKYKDQHSKMWPILSSGVENILRGHTKNSGVYLFLHNDSSEFKSIVGEIATQTSRCFGGQLIEMSENDFTSPKVMEDYGHAITKFKEKIRNGRVALIVNLNTIPAGSARALQFICDTHNPVAKDIVIYLTLVIPSTIGNEVNIARDTLTKLWGSKLEDYELEPIITRVTDQVIPLN